The DNA segment TCTTTTGATTTGGTATTGAACGGTAACCCAAAAGCCGAAGAACCAATCGGAGCTATTGAATTTGTTGAAGAATACAGCGGAACCAAAGCTGCACAAAAAGCTGCTTTGATGGCAGGTAAAGCATATATAGTAAAAGGTGATTATACTACTGCCCTTACCTACCTTGAAAAATTTAAGTTGGATGATGAGCTAATCCGCCCGATGGCTATCGGTCTTATCGGCGATTGCCAAAGCGAATTGGGAAACATGGAAGAAGCTGAAAGCAGCTACCAAAAAGCAGCTAATTTTTCAGCAAATCCATACTCTACCCCTGTAATGCTTAAAAAACTGGGATTGGTGCAAGAAAGCCTTGGTAAACACAAAGAAGCTGCTGCAACTTTTACCCGCATTAAGAAAGAGTTTAACGAAAGCGAAACTGCCCGCGATATTGAAAAATACATTGCACGTGCCAGTGCAAAAGCAGGCATTAACAGCTTTGATTTTTAAGACATACGATGGCTACCAGCCTCAAAAATTTATCGGCTATTGATGCCGCACAACTGCCCAACGGAACCAAATACCGTGTGGGCATTGTTGTTTCTAGATGGAACGAAGAAGTTACGGGTGCTTTGCTGAAAGGTGCTGTTGAATGCCTTACCGAAAACGGTGTAAAGGCCAAAAACATTACTACAGTGTATGTGCCCGGTACTTTTGAGTTGGCCTTGGGCGCACAGCTATTGGCAAAAAAAGAAAGCATTGATGCTGTTATTACCATTGGTTGTGTGATACAGGGCGAAACCCGCCACTTTGACTTTATTTGCGATGCAGCTGCCAACGGTATTATGAACGTGGGCTTGAACCACAATAAGCCTGTAATTTTCGGGGTATTAACCACCGATAACCAACAACAGGCTTTAGACCGTTCAGGCGGCAAGCACGGTAACAAAGGTGTTGAAGCTGCCGCCACCGCCTTGCAAATGATTGCTTTGCAAAAAAATGCGTAAGCAAGGCAACCATACTACCCCCACTAAGTTTATTACCTCTTTTAAGTATGCCTTTTCAGGCATTGCCAAGGTTTTTACCTCAGAATTTAATTTCCGTTTTCATTCGGTTGCTGCAATAGCAGTAATCATAGCGGGTTTTGTATTGGATATTACCCGCACCGAGTGGTTGTTTATTGTTCTTGCCATCGGCATTGTATTGGTAACCGAGGCAGTGAACAGCGCTATTGAAAAATTAGTCGATTTAGTTTCACCCCAACAGCAACTGCTGGCAGGCTGGATAAAAGACGTGGCTGCTGGAGCTGTTTTAATAGCAGCCATTACTGCTGCCGTAATAGGCTTATTGGTGTTTGTACCTTATTTGGTTTGAAGATAATACGGGTAAAACCCATAAACTCTGTGCTATTAAGCCGTTAACGATTGGCTCAAAAGTCAAAACTATATTTCCTCTTTATGTAGCCACAAAGGCACAAAGTCGCTAATAACAAATGCTTTGCGACTTAGCGTCTTTGTGGCTTTATATTCAACCCCATACAGTGTAACAACGGAAGGCTTCATGCCCGTCGCAAGCATCCCTAAAATAAGGTTATCCGCCAAAATCAAATCAGCCGTAACAGGTATTTGCATTTTTTGCAACTGAACGCGATGTCTTTATTCCAATCAAGCAAAAAACACTAAAACAAAAAGGCGGGCTTGCAATATGCCTTTTAAATACGGGCTTGCGAAGGTTCAACTTTGCTTCATCAAAAAACAAATACCATGAAAGCAAAAAACCTTTTTACCCTGATAGCATTTGCTGTAGTCATTTTTACAGCGCAGTTTGCCATTGCACAAAAACCCGTAATAGCGGTGCTGAATTTTGAAGCCATCAACGTAACATATAGCTCTGAAGATTGCGGAAACCTGTTTAGGCTTGAAGTTGAAAAAACCGACCAATTTGAGGTAATAAACCGTCAGGATTTGAAGGGAACACTCTCTGCCCAACGCTTAAAACTTGACACCTGTTTTGGCAAAAGCTGCATTATGCAAGCCGCCCATTATTTAAACGCTTCTAAAGCCCTTAGCGGCAGTATTGAGAATTACGGCAAACATATATTAGTAATTATGCGATTGTTTAACGTAAAGGAAAATACACTCGAAAAATCGCAGGTGTTAGAGTTTCAGAACATTCCCGAAGAATTGCCCAATATGATACACATGAGTGTACGCAAGTTTTGGGGCTTACCCTACAACGAGCTTACCTACCGAACCCTATCGAAAGAGGAGGCCTATGAAAGCGAGGTAAACAATCCGGGCGTAACTAAGTTGGTGTTAAGTGGCCCTCGTACAGGTATCACTTATTTGGGCGGCCCTACTGCAAGGCGCTTGAGCGCACCAACCAACCAAGGGGGTTTTAATGCCAATCCTTTTATGACCATGTTTGGTTACCAAAAAGAGTTTCAATACCTAAACTCGGGCAACTTTCAGGCATTGTTTGAATTAATCCCCGCCATTAACGGACTTGACCAAGGAATGTTCAGCCCTTCAATGACTTTCTTACACGGTTTCCGTAGTAATAAAAGCGGTTGGGAGTTTGCTTTTGGCCCTACCGTTAGCCTTATACCTAAGTCCGAGGGTTTTTATTATGAAAACAAATGGATGCGCGTACAAGATTGGGACAAAAAAGACAGCACCGGTAAACTGCTGCCCATCCCCGTTGAAACTGAAAAACAGTTAGACGCTCGCGGTCAACTTGAATTTAGCTCAGGCTTTGTGTTTGCCATAGGTAAATCGTTTAAATCAGGCAGGGTAAATATTCCTGTAAACATCTATGTAGTTCCCGCCCGCGATAATTGGCGCGCAGGTATTACCTTCGGTTTTAATGCAAAGAAAACAGATTATACAAGATAAGTAAACTAATCAACGCATTATGAAACGGCTAATTAAAGTTATATCATACATTTTTGTTTTAATTTTTATTACGGGTAACTATTTATATGCACAAGACTCTTGCTGGAATGTTGCTATTGTAAAAAAGGGAATTGTCAAAGACACTGTTTGGAGGAAAAGAAATATCATTTGGCTTACTCCGGTTGGTTATAATACTGAGATTAATGGTTTAGCACTTGGGGGAATAGCATCAGGCGTGCACTCTGATTCATTAATAGTAAACGGCTTAAATATAGAAATAGGGATAGGTTTATTCTTTTTCCCATATTTATTCCTTAATCCCAACGTAGAGACATTTGAATCAGATAGTATTGATCATAGTTTTGATGAACATCTTATTAAGCTAAATGGTGTTAGTATTAGTCTTATGGGGCATTGTGCAAATAGCAAAATAAATGGTATTTCATTGAATAGTATTGCTGCAATGCACTCACAGTGTGATGGTGTGCTGGCAACAATTGGTGGTTCACTCGTTGGTAATTTTAACGGACTAATGATCGCTGGTATCAGAAATTATGCAGACGCAGGAAAAGGATTGCAAATAAGCTTATTTAACTCTTGTAGCAAACTAAAAGGGTTTCAAATAGGATTAATTAATAAAAACCAAAAGCGTACACTGCCATTTATTAACTGGTGCTTTACTGATTAATTATGAAAACTAATTTAATATTTGCGCTCATATTATTTTTGCTTGCAACAAGCAGTTGTAGCAGTAGGCGTTTTGGTAATATTCCTAAAGTAAAGGCGCAGCCCAAAAAAGAGCAGACGGCTAAACGTAAACCCTCAAAAAAACAGACTGTATTAATTGTAAAACCTACCATTCTTCTAGTTGCGACCGATTCAGGCATAAGTAAACCCAACATTGCAAAACCCCAACAACAGGTTATTAAAAAACAGAAAAAACTACTTTATACCACCACAAAAGCAGTTTCAGCCATCTCAAAAAACAAGGTAAAAGTATTTAATACAGCTAAAGAAAACCGCATTAAAAAAAGCAGTAATAATTTTGATGATTTTTGGGATACTTGGCTGGGAGAACTGGTATTATACATCGCAGCCTTCATCATAATAGGGGCTATATATATATTTATTGAATGGCTGATTTCAATCGGACTGGCTTGGGTAGTGGCCATTCTGGCCTTGGCTTTAATAATTTACCTGCTATACCTTATTGGTGAGTTTATAGATGGTGTGTTAGATTTTCTTTTCAGGCGATAACAAAATCAGTAATCACATTATCCGCTTCTCTTTCAAATAAAACGCCTCTTTCTTCGTTACCTTTGCACAAACAAGTAAACTATGAGTAACGCAAAAATACTTTGGGCCGATGATGAAATTGATGTGCTAAAGCCCCACATATTATTTTTAAAAAGCAAAGGCTACGACGTAGTTACCGTTACAAATGGTATTGATGCCATTGACGAGACCCAGAAACAACATTTTGATGTAATTTTTTTGGATGAAAATATGCCCGGCATCAGCGGCCTTGAAGCCCTTAGCCGCATAAAAGCCGATTTTCCTCTTATTCCCGTGGTAATGATTACTAAAAGTGAAGAGGAACACATTATGGAGGATGCCATCGGCAGTAAAATTGCCGATTACCTTATAAAACCCGTTAATCCCAACCAAATACTGCTTTCGCTTAAAAAGTTGATTGATAACAAGCGTTTGGTGAGCGAAAAAACAGCAATGGGCTACCAACAAGAGTTTAGGGCTATCAGCATGGCGTTTATGGATCGCATGGATTTTGAGGAGTGGAAGAACATATACCGCAAACTGGTGTACTGGGAACTGGAGCTAAGCCAAACAGAGGGCGGTATGCGCGAGGTATTGGATACCCAGCGCACGGATGCTAACCACAATTTTTCTCGCTACATTAAAGATAATTATCTTAAACTGCTGAAAGCCGACGACGACAGCAAGCCGGTAATGAGTAATACCTTGCTTCGTAAAAAGGTATTGCCTTTCCTTGACGGCAGCGAAGAGCCTGTTTTCTTTTTGCTGATTGATAACCTGCGCTACGACCAATGGAAGGTAATACAACCCGTTATAGCCGAAGCTTTCAGGGTGGAAGAGGAAGACTTGTACCTGGCTATTTTGCCTACTACTACCCAATATGCCCGTAACTCTATCTTCTCAGGCTTATTGCCCAGTGATATGGAAAAACGCTTTCCTAAACTTTGGAGTAATGATGAGGACGAAGGCGGCAAAAACCTGCACGAGCTTGAGTTTTTGAACGATTATTTGCAACGCTTGCGCCGTAACACAAAAACAAGCTATACCAAAGTTACCACACTTGAAGGTGGTAAAGACTTGGCAGAAAACATCATGAACATGATGAGCAACCAACTGAACGTAATCGTTTACAACTTTGTGGATGCGCTGAGCCATGCCCGTACGGACGTGAGCCTGATGCGCGAACTTAGCGAGGACGAAGCGGCCTACCGTTCGGTTACGAAATCGTGGTTTGAGCATTCGCCGCTTTGGGAGGCATTGAAAAAAATTGCTGAGAAGAAAGTGAAGTTGGTAATTACTACCGACCACGGTAGTGTGCGTGTAAAAGACCCCGTTAAAATTATCGGCGACCGTAACACAAACACCAACCTGCGCTACAAACAAGGCAAAAACCTTAATTATGATAAAGGCGATGTGTTTGAGGTGCGTAACCCCGCCGATGCATTTTTGCCCAAACTACACGTAAGCTCAACGTATGCATTTGCTGATAATTACAGCTTTTTTGCCTACCCCAATAACTACAATTACTACGTAAATTATTACAAAGGCACTTTTCAGCACGGCGGTATTAGCCTTGAAGAAATGATGTGCCCTGTTATTACCCTTACTCCGAAGTAGTAGTTCATAACTTCATCGTAATTGCGAACAGGGTGTGCTTACCGCAAACCATCAGGAATAAATCCCGATGCTATTGATAGCAGGTTGGGAACTTTATCCATAGCGGCAGGTCTTTGTACCTGCCGCAAACCATTTCGACCACCCCTGACCCCCCCTTGACCTACCCGCATACTTCGGCAAGCTCAGTATTGATGCCTTGCAAAGGAGGGGAACAGCCGCACAAGCTCACCAACCCAACAATGGCCGCAATTTAAAAACTCGTTCGGCTTTCAAGGGGTCGTGCGTGGCTTCCCTCCTAGCTAAGGAGGGATTGAGGGAGGTGTGCTTACCCTAACCATCGGGAATAAATCCCGATGCTATTGATAGAAGTTGGGTATTCTATGATAGTGGAAGGTCTGTGTACCTGTCGAGACAAAACCCCTACCCGAAATATCCTTAGCTCGACTTTTCCAAAGTCGCCTTCCCCTGTAAGGGAAGGAAAGGTTGATGCCCTGCCAGCACCTCGTTATTCCCAACTTGATTGGGAATGACGGGATGGAATCTGTGGAAAACAGAAAATAAAAATGGCTCGACGTGAAACGTTGAGCCATTGTGTAAGTTCATTGTATCGAATGTATAGATTAGCCGTTGGCCATCATACGTTTCAGGTTTTCAAGCATATCCTTGGTCATAGCGTCAAGGTCATACTTAGGTTGCCAGCCCCAATCAGCGCGGGCAACGCTGTCATCAATACTATCGGGCCAGCTGGCGGCAATAGCTTTACGCACGGGGTCAATATCATAACTCATGGTAAAACCGGGCATTACCTTCGCAATGCTGGCGGCAATTTCCTCAGGGTTAAAACTCATACCGGCCACGTTGTAGCTGCTACGTATGGTAAGTTTATCCGCAGGAGCTTCCATCAAGCTGATAGTTGCATTTAGCGCATCGGGCATATACAACATCGGCAAGGTAGAATCTTGCGGTAAGAAGCACGAGAATTTGTTGTGTTTCAATGCCTCGTGGTAAATATCAACGGCATAATCCGTAGTACCGCCGCCCGGAGCTGACTTGTAGCCTATCAAACCGGGATAGCGTATGCTACGCACATCTACACCGTACTTTTTAAAATAGTATTCGCAATAACGCTCGCCTGCCTGCTTGCTGATACCGTAAATGGTATTAGGGTCCATTACGCAGTGTTGAGGGGTATTTACAGCGGGAGTATTTGGGCCGAAAACAGCAATACTGCTGGGCCAGTATATTTTGCCTGTTTTGTATTCAATAGCGGCATCCAATACATTAAACAAACCGTCCATGTTAAGTTCCCATGCAAACTTGGGGTGCTTTTCTGCTGTTGCAGAAAGTAGTGCTACCAAATGGTACACCTGTTTGGGCTTGTATTTGGTAAACAATTCGGCAAGGCGGGGCTTATCCAGCACATCCAGCACCTCGTAGGGGCCTGTTTGGGTAAGTACTGCATTCACATCAGCAGCGGGTTTCACATCACTGGCTACTACATTACTGCCGCCGTGCAAAGCACGCAGGGCTTCTACCAGTTCGGTTCCCAATTGGCCTGCTGAGCCTATTACCAAAATTGTGTCGTTCATTGTTGTATTGATTTTGAGGATGCGAATTTAAACGGTAGCAGCTTACTTCAAATAATAAAAATGCACATACTTTATAAACTTGCTGTAGGCATTGCCACAACTGATGATAAAGCCTGTTTTACCCTGAAGTATACCCAGACGTATAAAAAATGATTGAAAAAAAGACCATAACGGATTGAATACCAATTTTATAAACGCGACTTTTTTACCTTTACGTTTAAGCTCATCGGCACCCAACTTTCCGTAGGTGTTCATTTTTAAAAAGTATTTATCGATGCTTTGAAACGAATAATGGAGTATGTCGCACTTCAATGCAGCAACAACGCCGCCTGCCGTTAGCTCCACATCTTCATGTACGGCTGAAGTATTAAAGCGTGCATACTTGCGGTTAAACAACCGTTTCTGTCTGTCGGGGTACCAGCCGCAATAGCGTATCCACTCACCCATAAAAAAGGTTTTACGGGGCATGGTATATACTGGTTTTGCAGCCCAGCTATTGTTTAGCTGCTCCCATTTGGTTTCAACCTCTTTGCGCAGCTCAGCACTAATCTCTTCGTCAGCATCTACCCAAAAAATCACATCGTTTTTGGCTTTCCCCACGCCCAATTGCTTGGTAGCGGCATAGCCCTGCCAATCAACTTTAATAAATTTTGTGTTGTGATAGCTTTGTGCTACCTGCGGGGTGCGGTCGGTACTGCCTGAATCTAACACCAATACTTCATCAATCCATTGCAGTGATTCAAGGCAACGGGCAATGTTGGTTTCTTCATTATTGGCCAGTACAACGGCGCTTATCGGCAAAAGGTTTTGTGCCACAGTGCGGCAAAACTACATATTTTGACGGGCATTGGCACATCTCCTTAATTTTTACCTTAAACGTATTTTTTAAACTACACCCAAACGTTATTTCTTTGTAAAGTGTCTATACACAAAACACCATACAGCCAATGAATAAGATTTTTACATACTTTTTTTGCTTGCTGTTGCTGGCAACTAACCAACTTGCCGCCCAAACCGACAGCCATTGCGGTACTTTACTAACTGACGAGCAAAAAGTATTATTGCTTGATTATGCCCAAAACGGACGTGGTTTTGCCACCAAAAGTGCCGCTCAATATTATGTGCCTATTTATTTTCATTTTGTGGGCGATGATGCAGGCAAAGGCTTTTATAACAGCCACCAATTGATGCTTGATTTGTGTGAACTGAACCGCCAATATGCTGCCGTGGGCTTTTATTACTACCTGGCAGGTATTGAATACATTAGCAACTCTACTTATTTCGACCATGATTATAACGGCGGTTATGACATGATGCGCCAAAAGAATAAACCCAACGTAGCCAACGTATACATTGTATTAAACCCTGCGGGCAACTGCGGTTATTTTTCACCCGGACGTAATGGGGTAGCCGTGGGTAAAAACTGTATGGGCACAGGCGCTACTACTCTTGCGCATGAAATGGGTCACTTTTTCTCACTTCCCCATCCTTTTGATAATGTTACCGGTGTGCAAGAGTATGTAAACGGAACTAACTGCGCCGTTGCTGGTGATTTGTTTTGTGATACCCGTGCTGATTTTTTAAATACCCGTTGGAATTGCCCTTATACCGGCAACCAGCTTGACCCCTTGGGCGATAAATACGATCCTGACGAAACCTTGTTTATGAGTTATGCTTCTGACCACTGTGCTCACCGATTTTCGGACGAGCAGATTGATGCGATGAAATACAATATAAACACCAGTCGTATTAATCTTAAAGGTCCTTTGCAGGATACCATGCCTGTGCAGCAGACTGCTAAACGTATTTGGCCTCCGGATAATGCTGCACAAAAACCCACTGAATCAAAATTTATGTGGAGCAGTGTACCCGGTGCTGATTATTATATTTTGCAGGTATCTCAAATCTCAGTGTTCCCAAGCAACTTACCGGTTGATATTATGACAAAAGACACCAGCTATATTGCTACGGGACTTACTAACGGCCGCACTTATCGCTGGAGGGTTCGCCCTGTATATGCTGCCCGCACTTGTACTGATTTCACTACCGATTTGGGTGTATTTGTTACCTCACTAACCACGGGCATTGATGCTGCCGAAAGCACTGAAATGCTGGTATATCCAAATCCTGCGGCTAAAAACTCTTTGGTTACTGTAGCATTCCAAACTGAGCAAACAGGAGAAATTAAGGCTTCTATCAGCACTGTGGAAGGTAAAACGATAAGTTCTTCGTTATTGCAAAAACAAAGTGATTTGCAATACAGCCTTTCGATTGACGGTCTGCCCGCAGGAATTTATTTTGTTGAGCTTTCTAATGGCAGTAACACTACCCGCCATAAATTGATGGTTGAGTAAGACAGTACTCTTTAGACGATAAATACACAGAAAAACGCATTTTTATCGTTTACCTTTTGTTGATGACTTCGTATTAATACCAAAATTGGAACAGATATTGGATTAATAGAAAAACAAACTGACACGACTATGAAAAAGGTAATTGTATTAATGAGTGTTTTTGGGGCTTTGGCTACTTTGCCGGCCTTTATCAATAAAGATAAAGTGGAACCGGAATACCGCACCTTTGAGATGCGGAAAATAACCAACAAAGCCTTTACTTATGGTGAGAAATTAAACTACCGCGTACACTACGGATTTGTGAACGCAGGAGATATTGAATTGCAGGTGAAACCCACTCCTGTAAATATAAATGGCAGGTACGCATACCACATCGACGGTTTCGGTAAGTCTCGTTCAGGTTTTGACTGGATGTTTAAAGTACGCGACCGTTTTGAAACTTATATTGATACTCAAGCCATACTTCCCCTTCAATTTGTAAAAAGCCAAAAAGAAGGCGGCTATGAGGATACCGACTTTGTAATTTTTGACCATAAACTCAAAAAATACTTTAGCAAAAAAGGAAGCAAAACCACCCCTATTGATATTCAAGACGTATTATCAGTAGCCTATTATGCCCGTACACTGGATGTAAGAAACTCACCCGTAGGCACTGAGTTTATCTTAAACGTGTATTTGGATAATGAAATTTACCCCTTAAAATTCAGGATTGACGGCCGCGAGGTATTAAGTACTGATGTAGGAAAAATAAACTCCATCCGTATTATCCCCGAGGTAATTA comes from the Bacteroidota bacterium genome and includes:
- a CDS encoding T9SS type A sorting domain-containing protein; this translates as MNKIFTYFFCLLLLATNQLAAQTDSHCGTLLTDEQKVLLLDYAQNGRGFATKSAAQYYVPIYFHFVGDDAGKGFYNSHQLMLDLCELNRQYAAVGFYYYLAGIEYISNSTYFDHDYNGGYDMMRQKNKPNVANVYIVLNPAGNCGYFSPGRNGVAVGKNCMGTGATTLAHEMGHFFSLPHPFDNVTGVQEYVNGTNCAVAGDLFCDTRADFLNTRWNCPYTGNQLDPLGDKYDPDETLFMSYASDHCAHRFSDEQIDAMKYNINTSRINLKGPLQDTMPVQQTAKRIWPPDNAAQKPTESKFMWSSVPGADYYILQVSQISVFPSNLPVDIMTKDTSYIATGLTNGRTYRWRVRPVYAARTCTDFTTDLGVFVTSLTTGIDAAESTEMLVYPNPAAKNSLVTVAFQTEQTGEIKASISTVEGKTISSSLLQKQSDLQYSLSIDGLPAGIYFVELSNGSNTTRHKLMVE
- a CDS encoding glycosyltransferase family 2 protein; amino-acid sequence: MAQNLLPISAVVLANNEETNIARCLESLQWIDEVLVLDSGSTDRTPQVAQSYHNTKFIKVDWQGYAATKQLGVGKAKNDVIFWVDADEEISAELRKEVETKWEQLNNSWAAKPVYTMPRKTFFMGEWIRYCGWYPDRQKRLFNRKYARFNTSAVHEDVELTAGGVVAALKCDILHYSFQSIDKYFLKMNTYGKLGADELKRKGKKVAFIKLVFNPLWSFFQSFFIRLGILQGKTGFIISCGNAYSKFIKYVHFYYLK
- a CDS encoding 6,7-dimethyl-8-ribityllumazine synthase, with the protein product MATSLKNLSAIDAAQLPNGTKYRVGIVVSRWNEEVTGALLKGAVECLTENGVKAKNITTVYVPGTFELALGAQLLAKKESIDAVITIGCVIQGETRHFDFICDAAANGIMNVGLNHNKPVIFGVLTTDNQQQALDRSGGKHGNKGVEAAATALQMIALQKNA
- a CDS encoding NAD-dependent epimerase/dehydratase family protein encodes the protein MNDTILVIGSAGQLGTELVEALRALHGGSNVVASDVKPAADVNAVLTQTGPYEVLDVLDKPRLAELFTKYKPKQVYHLVALLSATAEKHPKFAWELNMDGLFNVLDAAIEYKTGKIYWPSSIAVFGPNTPAVNTPQHCVMDPNTIYGISKQAGERYCEYYFKKYGVDVRSIRYPGLIGYKSAPGGGTTDYAVDIYHEALKHNKFSCFLPQDSTLPMLYMPDALNATISLMEAPADKLTIRSSYNVAGMSFNPEEIAASIAKVMPGFTMSYDIDPVRKAIAASWPDSIDDSVARADWGWQPKYDLDAMTKDMLENLKRMMANG
- a CDS encoding DUF3108 domain-containing protein, translated to MKKVIVLMSVFGALATLPAFINKDKVEPEYRTFEMRKITNKAFTYGEKLNYRVHYGFVNAGDIELQVKPTPVNINGRYAYHIDGFGKSRSGFDWMFKVRDRFETYIDTQAILPLQFVKSQKEGGYEDTDFVIFDHKLKKYFSKKGSKTTPIDIQDVLSVAYYARTLDVRNSPVGTEFILNVYLDNEIYPLKFRIDGREVLSTDVGKINSIRIIPEVINGRVFKDKNAMKVWVSDDENKLPLRIQADILVGSIKADITGHSGLRNELNIKK
- a CDS encoding diacylglycerol kinase family protein; translated protein: MRKQGNHTTPTKFITSFKYAFSGIAKVFTSEFNFRFHSVAAIAVIIAGFVLDITRTEWLFIVLAIGIVLVTEAVNSAIEKLVDLVSPQQQLLAGWIKDVAAGAVLIAAITAAVIGLLVFVPYLV
- a CDS encoding bifunctional response regulator/alkaline phosphatase family protein, whose product is MSNAKILWADDEIDVLKPHILFLKSKGYDVVTVTNGIDAIDETQKQHFDVIFLDENMPGISGLEALSRIKADFPLIPVVMITKSEEEHIMEDAIGSKIADYLIKPVNPNQILLSLKKLIDNKRLVSEKTAMGYQQEFRAISMAFMDRMDFEEWKNIYRKLVYWELELSQTEGGMREVLDTQRTDANHNFSRYIKDNYLKLLKADDDSKPVMSNTLLRKKVLPFLDGSEEPVFFLLIDNLRYDQWKVIQPVIAEAFRVEEEDLYLAILPTTTQYARNSIFSGLLPSDMEKRFPKLWSNDEDEGGKNLHELEFLNDYLQRLRRNTKTSYTKVTTLEGGKDLAENIMNMMSNQLNVIVYNFVDALSHARTDVSLMRELSEDEAAYRSVTKSWFEHSPLWEALKKIAEKKVKLVITTDHGSVRVKDPVKIIGDRNTNTNLRYKQGKNLNYDKGDVFEVRNPADAFLPKLHVSSTYAFADNYSFFAYPNNYNYYVNYYKGTFQHGGISLEEMMCPVITLTPK
- a CDS encoding tetratricopeptide repeat protein, producing the protein MSEIKETIDEQLGGGVSKVEQFYQKNKRAVQIGAGVLVLAIAGFFGLTYMNDTKEAEANSRLWMMEYYFSKDSFDLVLNGNPKAEEPIGAIEFVEEYSGTKAAQKAALMAGKAYIVKGDYTTALTYLEKFKLDDELIRPMAIGLIGDCQSELGNMEEAESSYQKAANFSANPYSTPVMLKKLGLVQESLGKHKEAAATFTRIKKEFNESETARDIEKYIARASAKAGINSFDF